The Deinococcus deserti VCD115 region CCGAAGTTCGCGGCGTCGGCGGCACCTGGAAAGATCTGACCGACAACGTGAACTTTATGGCCAACAACCTGACCGGTCAGGTGCGCAACATCGCGGACGTGACCACGGCCGTGGCCAACGGGGACCTCAGCCGCAAAATCACGGTAGACGCGCGTGGCGAGATTCTCGACCTGAAAAACACCATCAACACCATGGTGGACCAGCTCAACGCGTTCGCCTCAGAAGTCACCCGTGTGGCGCGCGAGGTGGGCACCGAAGGCAAACTCGGCGGCCAGGCGGACGTTCGTGGCGTCGGCGGCACCTGGAAGGATCTGACCGACAACGTGAATTTCATGGCCAACAACCTGACCAATCAGGTGCGCAACATCGCCTTCGTGACCACCGCCGTGGCCGGCGGCGACCTGAGCAAGAAAATCACGGTGGACGTCAAGGGTGAGATTCTCGACCTGAAAAACACCATCAACACCATGGTCGATCAGCTCAACGCCTTCGCTTCCGAAGTGACGCGTGTGGCGCGTGAAGTGGGCACTGAGGGCAAACTCGGCGGCCAGGCCAGGGTCTCGGGTGTGGGCGGCACCTGGAAGGACCTCACGGAAAACGTGAACTTCATGGCCAACAACCTCACCGATCAGGTGCGTGGCATTGCGCGTGTCGTGACAGCCGTGGCCAATGGTGAGCTGGACAAAAAGCTGAACGTCAGGGCCCAGGGGGAAATCGCGGAGCTGGCCGACACCATCAACGGCATGATCGGCACCCTGGCAACTTTCGCCGAGCAGGTCACCTCGGTCGCGCGCGAAGTGGGGACCGAGGGTCAGCTGGGCGGACAGGCCAACGTGCCGGGCGCTAGCGGCACCTGGAAGGACCTGACCGACAACGTCAACAGCCTGGCGGCCAACCTGACCACCCAGGTCCGGGCCATTGCTGAAGTGGCCACGGCCGTGACGCTGGGCGACCTGACCCGCTCGATCTCGGTGGATGCCAGCGGCGAAATGGACGCGCTGAAAAACAACATCAACACCATGATCCAGACGCTGCGCGAAACCACCGAGAAGAACTATGAGCAGGACTGGCTGAAAACCAACCTGGCCAAGTTCACCGGGATGCTGCAGGGCCAGCGTGACCTGCTGACCGTCAGCCGCCTGATTCTCTCGGAACTCGCGCCGCTGGTGCGCGCCCGTCACGGCGTGTTCTATACCCTTGACGAGGAGGCCAGCACGCCCACCCTGCAGTTGCAGGCCAGTTACGCCTACCGCGAGCGCAAGGGCCTGGGCAACCGCTTCCGCCTCGGGGAGGGTCTGGTCGGGCAGGCCGCGCTGGAGCAGGAACCGATCGTTCTGACCCACGTGCCTCACGACTACGTGCAGATCAGCTCCGGGCTGGGCGCCGCGACGCCCAACAGCATCGTGGTGCTGCCGGTCGTGTTCGAAGGCCAGACCAAGGCCGTGATCGAGCTGGCCTCGTTTGAGCCGTTCAGCGCCACACACCTGAGCTTCCTCGAACAGTTCACCGAGTCGGTGGGCATTGTGCTCAACACCATTCAGGCGACCATGCGCACTGAGACCCTGCTGCGCCAGTCCCAGAGCATGGCCCAGGAACTCCAGAGCCAGCAGGAGGAGCTGCGCCAGACCAACGAGGAACTCGAGCAGAAGGCGAGGTTGCTGGCCGACCAGAACCGTGAGGTCGAAGACAAGAACCGCGAGGTCGAGTCGGCCCGCCACGCTCTGGAGGAAAAAGCCGCCCAGCTGGCCCTGACCAGCAAGTACAAGAGCGAATTCCTGGCCAACATGAGCCACGAACTGCGCACGCCCCTCAACAGCCTGCTGCTGCTGGCCCACCAGCTGCGCGACAACCCGGACGGCAACCTGACCGACCAGCAGCAGGCCTACGCCAAGACCATCTACGCGGCGGGCAATGACCTGCTCAGCCTGATCAACGACATCCTGGACCTGTCGAAGATCGAGTCCGGCACCGTCAGCGCCGACCTGACCGAAGTACCGCTGCGCAGCGTGCGCGACGCGGTGGACACCACCTTCGCCCACGTGGCGTCCGACAAGGGCGTGTCGCTGCAGCTGAATTTCAGTGCCGATCTGCCGCCCACCCTGCTGACCGACGAGAAACGCCTGCTGCAGATTCTCAAGAACCTGCTGTCGAATGCCTTCAAGTTCACCGAGAAAGGCAGCGTCACCCTGCAGGTCGAGCCTGCGCTGTCTGGCTGGAGCACCGAGCACTCCACGCTGCGCCGGGCACCTTCGGTGGTGGCCTTCCGCGTCAGCGATACAGGCATCGGCATCGCCGCCGACAAGCAGCGCGTGATTTTCGAGGCGTTCCAGCAGGCCGACGGCACGACTTCGCGCAAGTACGGCGGCACAGGGCTGGGGCTGGCCATCAGCCGTGAGCTCGCCCGCATCCTGGGCGGAGAAATCACCCTGCAGAGCACTCCAGGGGTCGGCAGTGTGTTTACGCTGTACCTCCCGATGGGCGACCGCGCGGTGGACCGTCAGGAGCGTCAGCCCCAGCCCGGTCTGATGGCTCAGCTGTCCTCAGGGGCGTCCAGCGCCGGCCCGGCCAGGTTCAGCGCTGCACCCACGCCGGTGTCCGCCGAGCCGGCCCAGGCCACGGTGGACCAGCCGGCCGGTGAAGCGGCCACTGAGCTGCCCCTTGACGACCGCAGCGCACTCCAGCCGGGCGACCGGGCCGTGCTGATTGTCGAGGATGACCCCACCTACGCCGGTATCCTGCTGGACCTGGCCCGTGAACGCGGTTTCATGGGGCTGATCGCTACCCGCGGAGATCAGGCGCTGACCCTGGCCCAGACCTACCGCCCGGCGGCCATCACGCTGGACCTGACCCTGCCCGACACGAGTGGCTGGGCCGTGCTCGACTCGCTCAAGCACGATCCGCTGACGCGGCACATTCCGGTGCATATCATCTCCGGGCAGGAAAAGTCGCTGGTGGGCCGCAAGCTCGGGGCACTTGACCACATCACCAAGTCCGGGGACCGCGAGCAGCTCACCGCCGCGTTTGCCAGCCTGGAAAACTTCCTGGCCAGGCGGGTCAAGAACCTGCTGGTGGTGGAAGACGATGGCCCGCAGCGCCAGAACATCGTGGATCTGATCGGCAATGGAGACGTGAAGACCACCGCCGTGAGCAGCGGCGCCGAGGCGCTCGAACTCCTGGCGCGCGTGCCGTTTGACTGCATCGTGCTGGACCTCAACCTGCCGGACATGAGCGGCTTCGAGCTGATGACCACGTTGCAGCAGACTCCTTCGCTGCGGGCCATTCCGATCATCGTGTACACCGCGCAGGACCTGACCCGTCAGCAGGAAACCCAGCTGCGCAAGGCGGCCAAGTCGATCATCCTCAAGGATGTGCGTTCGCCCGAGCGTCTGCTCGACGAGGTCACGCTGTTCCTGCACCGGGTCGAGGCCAACCTGCCCGAGGCCAAGCGTCAGGTGCTTGAAGGCGCCCGTCAGCAGGAGCCGGTTCTGCACGGCAAGCGCGTGCTGGTGGTGGATGATGATATCCGGAACATCTTTGCGCTGACGGCCGTCCTGGAGCGTCACCAGATGGAGGTGCTGACGGCAGAGAACGGCCGGGACGCCATTCAGATGCTTGAGCAGCATCCGGAGCTCGACATTGTCCTGATGGACGTGATGATGCCGGAGCTTGACGGCTACGAAACCACCCGCCTGATCCGTCAGAACCGCAAGTGGAAGAACCTGCCGATCATCTCCCTGACGGCCAAGGCCATGCCGGGCGACCGTGAGCAGTCCATCGAGTCGGGTGCCAGCGATTACATCAGCAAACCGGTGAACACCGGTCAGCTGCTGTCATTGCTGCGTGTCTGGCTCTCGCGCTGACATGTCATCCTTCCCGACCGAACCGCTCGAGGATATCGAGATCAGCCTGCTGCTCGAAGGCGTCTACCGGCATTCCGGGCACGACTTCCGGGGGTATGCCCCGGCGACCGTGAAACGCCGGGTGCTGCACTGCATGGCGCAGGAGGGCCTCGCGACCGTCAGCGCCCTGCAGGACCGGGTGCTGCACGATCCCATGGCCCTGGTGCGGCTGCGCGACACCCTGTCGATCAACGTCACTGAGATGTTCCGTGACCCACCCTTCTACCGGGCGCTGCGTGAGCAGGTGCTGCCGGTGCTGCGCACCCATCCCTTCCTGCGGGTCTGGCACGCAGGCTGCTCGACCGGCGAGGAGGTGTACTCGGTAGCGATTTTGCTGCACGAGGCGGGTCTGCTGGAACGCAGCCGCCTGTATGCCACCGACATCAGCGCTCCGGCGCTGGCGGTCGCCCGCCGGGGGATCTACACTCAGGAGAAGCTTGAGGAATATGCCCGCAACTACCAGCTTGCGGGGGGCATCCGGGCCTTCAGTTCGTATTTCACGGCGCAGTATGACCACGGACTGGTGCGCGCCGACCTGCGGCGCAACATCATCTGGGGCCAGCACAATCTGGTGACTGACGGGTCGTTCAACGAGTTTCACCTTATTCTGTGCCGCAATGTGCTGATCTACTTCACCCAGAAGCTGCAAGAGCAGGTGCAGGCGTTGCTGCTGGGCAGCCTGGTGCCCTTCGGGGTGCTGGGGCTGGGGCGGCACGAGACCCTGGACTTCAGCGCGCACCAGCGCAGATTCGAAACCATCAATCTCAGCGAGAAGCTCTACCGGAGAATTGCCTGATGTCAGCCGCCGCACTTGATATTCCCAAAGCCAACATCCTGATCGTGGACGACCAGGATGCCAAACGACTGGCGCTGGCAGCGGCGCTGGAACCACTGGGACAGAATCTGGTGCTGGCCTCCTCCGGCCGCGAGGCGCTGCGCATGGTGTTGAACCAGGAGTTCGCGGTCATTCTGCTGGACGTGCGCATGCCCGGCATGGACGGCTTCGAGACTGCCGAGCTGATCCGCAGCCGCCGCCAGACCGAGACCACGCCGATCATCTTCGTGACCGCGCATGACCGCGCTGAAGCCGATATGCTGGGCGGCTACACCCTGGGAGCGGTGGATTACATCTTCTCGCCGGTGCGGTCAGAGGTGCTGCAGGCGAAGGTCAGCGTTTTTGTCGACCTGCACCTCAAGACCCTTACTGTGCAGGCGCACGAGCGCAGGCTGCGCGAGCTCGAAGCGCGCGAGGCCAAAGCGCGGCAGGATGAACTGCGGCGCGCAAACGAACGCGAGCGGCGTACGGCGCGCTTTGAGCTGCTCAAGCTGTCCAGTGCCATCGAGCAGACCGCCGACCCGATCCTGATCACCGGGCGTGACGGCGTGATCGAGTACGTCAACAGTGCCTTTGAGGCCATCACCGGCTATAGCCGTGACGAGGCGGTTGGCCAGGACGCGGGGATTCTCAACTCGGGCCTGCATGACCCGGCTGTCTTCCGGGAGATGTGGGACACCCTGCTGCGCGGCGAGGTCTACCGCGGTGAACTCATCAACCGCCGCCGGGACGGTTCGCTTTACCACGAGGAAAAGACCATCACCCCGATCAAGGGAGAGCGCGGGCGGATCACCCATTTTGTATCGACCGGCAAGGACGTGACGTACCGCAAGCATATGGAAGAGGAACTTCGTGCGCTGAACGCCTCCCTGGAGGCGCGGGTCCAGGAGCGCACCGCACAGCTTGAAGACGTCAACGGAGAGCTGGAGGCGTATGCCTATTCCATCTCTCACGATCTGCGCACGCCGCTGCGGCACATCGCCAGTTTTGCGGACCTGCTCAGCCGCAATGCCCTCGAACAGCTGCCGCCCTCGTCGGCGCGCTACCTGCAGTTGATTCAGGACGGCGCGCGGCGCATGGAACACCTGAT contains the following coding sequences:
- a CDS encoding response regulator, whose amino-acid sequence is MTSTLTPPQLDDQQQILAALNAFRRGDFSVRLPMNWDGVPGKIADTFNELLEESQRISQDIARVGRVVGKEGNTKQRIPVGTTTGGWASLIEGVNELVDDLVRPTAEMTRVITAVAHGDLSQTMAMEVNGQPMQGQFLQIVSTVNTMVEQLNAFASEVTRVAREVGTEGKLGGQAQVAGVGGVWKDLTDNVNFMANNLTGQVRNIADVTTAVANGDLSRKITVDARGEILDLKNTINTMVDQLNAFASEVTRVAREVGTEGQLGGQAEVRGVGGTWKDLTDNVNFMANNLTGQVRNIADVTTAVANGDLSRKITVDARGEILELKNTINTMVDQLNAFASEVTRVAREVGTEGQLGGQAEVRGVGGTWKDLTDNVNFMANNLTGQVRNIADVTTAVANGDLSRKITVDARGEILDLKNTINTMVDQLNAFASEVTRVAREVGTEGKLGGQADVRGVGGTWKDLTDNVNFMANNLTNQVRNIAFVTTAVAGGDLSKKITVDVKGEILDLKNTINTMVDQLNAFASEVTRVAREVGTEGKLGGQARVSGVGGTWKDLTENVNFMANNLTDQVRGIARVVTAVANGELDKKLNVRAQGEIAELADTINGMIGTLATFAEQVTSVAREVGTEGQLGGQANVPGASGTWKDLTDNVNSLAANLTTQVRAIAEVATAVTLGDLTRSISVDASGEMDALKNNINTMIQTLRETTEKNYEQDWLKTNLAKFTGMLQGQRDLLTVSRLILSELAPLVRARHGVFYTLDEEASTPTLQLQASYAYRERKGLGNRFRLGEGLVGQAALEQEPIVLTHVPHDYVQISSGLGAATPNSIVVLPVVFEGQTKAVIELASFEPFSATHLSFLEQFTESVGIVLNTIQATMRTETLLRQSQSMAQELQSQQEELRQTNEELEQKARLLADQNREVEDKNREVESARHALEEKAAQLALTSKYKSEFLANMSHELRTPLNSLLLLAHQLRDNPDGNLTDQQQAYAKTIYAAGNDLLSLINDILDLSKIESGTVSADLTEVPLRSVRDAVDTTFAHVASDKGVSLQLNFSADLPPTLLTDEKRLLQILKNLLSNAFKFTEKGSVTLQVEPALSGWSTEHSTLRRAPSVVAFRVSDTGIGIAADKQRVIFEAFQQADGTTSRKYGGTGLGLAISRELARILGGEITLQSTPGVGSVFTLYLPMGDRAVDRQERQPQPGLMAQLSSGASSAGPARFSAAPTPVSAEPAQATVDQPAGEAATELPLDDRSALQPGDRAVLIVEDDPTYAGILLDLARERGFMGLIATRGDQALTLAQTYRPAAITLDLTLPDTSGWAVLDSLKHDPLTRHIPVHIISGQEKSLVGRKLGALDHITKSGDREQLTAAFASLENFLARRVKNLLVVEDDGPQRQNIVDLIGNGDVKTTAVSSGAEALELLARVPFDCIVLDLNLPDMSGFELMTTLQQTPSLRAIPIIVYTAQDLTRQQETQLRKAAKSIILKDVRSPERLLDEVTLFLHRVEANLPEAKRQVLEGARQQEPVLHGKRVLVVDDDIRNIFALTAVLERHQMEVLTAENGRDAIQMLEQHPELDIVLMDVMMPELDGYETTRLIRQNRKWKNLPIISLTAKAMPGDREQSIESGASDYISKPVNTGQLLSLLRVWLSR
- a CDS encoding CheR family methyltransferase gives rise to the protein MSSFPTEPLEDIEISLLLEGVYRHSGHDFRGYAPATVKRRVLHCMAQEGLATVSALQDRVLHDPMALVRLRDTLSINVTEMFRDPPFYRALREQVLPVLRTHPFLRVWHAGCSTGEEVYSVAILLHEAGLLERSRLYATDISAPALAVARRGIYTQEKLEEYARNYQLAGGIRAFSSYFTAQYDHGLVRADLRRNIIWGQHNLVTDGSFNEFHLILCRNVLIYFTQKLQEQVQALLLGSLVPFGVLGLGRHETLDFSAHQRRFETINLSEKLYRRIA
- a CDS encoding sensor histidine kinase; amino-acid sequence: MSAAALDIPKANILIVDDQDAKRLALAAALEPLGQNLVLASSGREALRMVLNQEFAVILLDVRMPGMDGFETAELIRSRRQTETTPIIFVTAHDRAEADMLGGYTLGAVDYIFSPVRSEVLQAKVSVFVDLHLKTLTVQAHERRLRELEAREAKARQDELRRANERERRTARFELLKLSSAIEQTADPILITGRDGVIEYVNSAFEAITGYSRDEAVGQDAGILNSGLHDPAVFREMWDTLLRGEVYRGELINRRRDGSLYHEEKTITPIKGERGRITHFVSTGKDVTYRKHMEEELRALNASLEARVQERTAQLEDVNGELEAYAYSISHDLRTPLRHIASFADLLSRNALEQLPPSSARYLQLIQDGARRMEHLIDGLLDFARTGRHDLTPQTVALDILTREVVRDLDNAPGAKAVQWKVHDLPVVQADVLALRQILTNLLSNAVKYSQCRDKPCVEVWGEDQGKEVVVHVRDNGVGFNMAYSHKLFGVFQRLHAAEAFEGYGVGLANVRRMVVRHGGRVWAEGEEDRGATFSFSLPRVDPGVMLAPAEERTSEGTPAELVEKGE